One segment of Etheostoma cragini isolate CJK2018 chromosome 23, CSU_Ecrag_1.0, whole genome shotgun sequence DNA contains the following:
- the LOC117938495 gene encoding histone H1-like: MAEVAPAVAPAPAKAPKKKAAKPAKKTGPGAAELILKAVSASKERKGTSFVALKKELAAKGYDVEHNNAHIKRAIKSLVLKGALTQTKGTGASGSFKATKPAEKPKKVAAKKPAAKAKKPAAKKPAAAASAAAKKPAAAKKTAVAKKPKAAKATPKKAKKPAVKKATKSPKKVAKKAASPKKAAAKKVAPKKVAKKVVKPKAAKPAKKAAAKKPAKK; encoded by the coding sequence ATGGCAGAAGTTGCTCCAGCAGTCGCACCGGCCCCGGCGAAGGCCCCCAAGAAGAAAGCAGCCAAGCCGGCCAAGAAGACCGGACCCGGCGCCGCCGAGCTGATCCTGAAGGCGGTCTCCGCCTCCAAGGAGCGCAAGGGCACCTCCTTCGTGGCTCTGAAGAAGGAGCTGGCCGCCAAAGGCTACGATGTGGAGCACAACAATGCCCACATCAAGCGCGCCATCAAGTCCTTGGTGCTGAAGGGAGCTCTCACGCAGACCAAGGGAACCGGAGCGTCCGGGTCCTTCAAGGCCACGAAGCCTGCGGAGAAGCCCAAGAAGGTAGCGGCGAAGAAGCCCGCAGCCAAAGCGAAGAAGCCGGCAGCGAAGAAGCCCGCCGCCGCCGCCTCCGCCGCTGCTAAGAAACCAGCTGCCGCCAAGAAGACCGCCGTCGCAAAGAAGCCAAAAGCGGCCAAGGCAACCCCCAAGAAGGCGAAGAAACCTGCCGTCAAGAAGGCTACGAAGAGCCCGAAGAAGGTGGCCAAGAAGGCGGCGTCCCCCAAAAAGGCAGCAGCCAAGAAGGTGGCGCCCAAGAAAGTCGCTAAGAAGGTCGTTAAACCCAAAGCGGCAAAACCCGCGAAGAAAGCTGCAGCCAAGAAACCAGCGAAGAAGTAA
- the LOC117938505 gene encoding histone H2B 1/2-like produces the protein MGIMNSFVSDIFERIAGEASRLAHYNKRSTITSREIQTAVRLLLPGELAKHAVSEGTKAVTKYTSSK, from the coding sequence ATGGGCATCATGAACTCGTTCGTGAGCGACATCTTCGAGCGCATCGCCGGCGAGGCCTCCCGCCTGGCTCACTACAACAAGCGGTCCACGATCACCTCCAGGGAGATCCAGACCGCcgtgaggctgctgctgcccgGGGAGCTGGCCAAGCACGCCGTGTCCGAGGGCACCAAGGCCGTCACCAAGTACACCAGCTCAAAGTAG